The Zea mays cultivar B73 chromosome 7, Zm-B73-REFERENCE-NAM-5.0, whole genome shotgun sequence DNA segment cccccctcacgTGTGTTAATGGACGACGTTGCCTCTTGTGGCTGTGTGCTGGGTTAGTCGTGATCCTCATGGTTGGGCGCGGTCGATTCCCCCTTTTGCTGTTTGTGCAGGCGATGAGCAGGTACGGGAGGGTGAAGAGCATGCGGTTGGTGCGTGACATTGGTGAGTGATAGCTTGCTCCGTTGTTTTCTACAGCATAGTTCTAGTGTTGTAGTGAACACAGCGGCAGTGCTACTGTTCCAGTTGTCCATGCGACTTGTGTGGTTCTGGGAACATGACAAGCTCACAAGCATACTACAACTGCTTTATAAGTTTCGGTTCTGGATATTAACTTTCAGAACATGACGAAGCATACTACAACAGCTTTATAAGCTTCAGTTCTGGATATCAACTTTCTTAAACCAGTAGCACGAATTTGCAATTTTCTAGACATTTTGCTAAGTTTGTATTTTGTATTGACCAAACTACTTCGTTTTGCAGTTACAGGTGCTTCTCGTGGTTATGCATTTGTTGAGTATGAAACTGACAGAGAGATGCATCGTGCCTATGAGGTATCTGCTATTTATGGTTTGAGTTCTGTACTCTTGTTTTTTTACTGCATTGAGTCTTTGTTATATCTAAAGGAAAGTTATTAATTATTGCCTTTGCCCTTAAGGATGCACACCATTCAGTTATTGAAGGCAGTGAAGTGATTGTTGATTACTACAGGCAACAGCTTATGCCTGGGTGGATACCAAGGCGGCTAGGTATGTACCCTTCTCAgttactccctccattccaaattataagtcATTTTAACTTTTCTAGATTCATAGCTTTTACTATGCACTTAGATATAGTGTATGTCTAAATACATAGCAGCTAGCAATGTATCTAGAGTTGAAAAGGTGGTAACTGTGGGTAGCGCCAAGTAAGCTAATCCTAAATGTCCAGCCACGCCGAACCGAACTCTTATCACATTATGTGTAGGTTACAACAATTGGGAGTACCTTTTTCACTGCAAGTTCTCTTACATTTACTAAGCTTGTTCACTTGTTATGATCTCGCTCATCGGATTGTTCATTGTTCCCCTCTCCCCTGCCTTTGCTACTTTTCTTCTAGACTATAAAAGAATGTCCACGGAAACATTATATAATTTGGAGTGGGGGGCTGTTTAGATGCTTCTTACTCAATATTTTGTGATGATCTTTTATGTTACTTCTAATGGTTTTTTACAGGAGGGGGGCTTGGTGGAATGAAAGAATCTGGACAGCTTCGCTTTGGAGGCCGAGAGAGGCCATTTCGTGCTCCCTTGTATGATCACATGATGCCCATCTAGTGTATCCAGTATTTTGCCTAGATAATTCATGATAATTGATGATAATGTGCTTTGGAGTTAAAAGTTTTTGTCATATCTTTTTGTACAAAACAGGCGACCTATTCCTTATGATGAACTGAAGAAGCTTGGGATCCCACCGCCACCTGAAGGGCGATATATGACACGTTATCAGGTAGCCTACCATATTTTTTTATTTCTTACACTAATAAATGGAAAAGGTGCTCACTGTTGCTATGAAGTACCCCCTATGTTTCATATTGTAAAGGCCGTTTTAGTTTTGTCTTAAGTCAAACTTGTCTAATTTTGACTAAATTTATAGAAAATATATTAACATCTACAATAGCAAATAAACGCACTATCAGAATATATTTCAGGGTGTATCTAATGaatcttgtttgatgtttttGCATTTTTTATAAATTTGGTCAAGGCTAGAGAAATTTGCCTTAGGACAAATATAATACAACTTACAATTCGGAACTTTGGAACAGAGGGAGTACTATACAACTATACTAGCACTCTTTCTGATATTTCATTACAGCATTCACTATTTTCATGCTTTGAAGTGAAAACAAATTGATATGACATATTACTGTAAATTCCAATCAATCGCCATTGAGAATAGTGGACAGTTGGAAACTTAAAATATTTGATCAGGAGGAACCTTGTTTCTAATTTGTATTATCTGCTTACTGTTTCCATTATTGAACCACATTGGCACTTGTGTGCGTACATACTGTGATGAAACTGTTATTTGCTTGATCTGCTGTTCCAACTCCTACCATGTTTTAGGCGGAAGGGATTGACTATTTTATCTCTGCTTACTGACATAACTGAAATAACATTGATTACCCCTACCACCACAGGTTCCACCACCACCAAGGCGGAAGAGCAGCAATATTGACATTGAAGATTCACCTCCTGGGAGAAGATCCAAGGACAGAGCCGGGGTTAGTACCTacagaaggcaaagaagttctaATGACGATGATGAAACCCTTCTCAAGAGGAAAAGCAGCCGAGACGGGCTAGAAGAATCACAAAGTCGGAGGAGCGCAAGATCATCCATTACCAAGGAGGACAACAGGTACAGCAGTCAGAGGAAGTCCAAGGAACATGACAAAGGTCATCGCAAGCACAGACGAAGCCAAGATCCGGGCGAAGTATCTCCTCCAGCAGAGGAAGACGGTAGCTATGAAAGGCAGAGAACTTTAGAAGAACCTGATCGCAGCCCTGATCGGTACCATCACCACTGGCATCACAGGGATGATACATATGAGAGCAGACACTTGCGCCACAGGGATCATCGCAAGCGTAGACGAAGCCAAGAACCGGGCGAAGTATCTCCACCAGAGGAAGACTGTAGCCATGAAAGGGAGAGAACTTCAGACGAACCTGGTCGCAGCCCTGATCGGTACCATCACCACTGGCATCAAAGGGATGGTACATATGAGAGCAGACACTCACGCCACAGGGATCATCGCAAGCGCAGACGAAGCCAAGAGCCAGGCGTATCTCCACTAGAGGAAGACAGTAGCTATGAAAGGGAAAGAACTTCAGACGAACTTGGTCGCAGCCCTGATTGGTACCATCACCATCGGCATCACAGGGAGGATACATATGAGAGCAGACACTCTCACCACAGGGATCGCCGACGCCATGGTGACCGGCATCGCACCAAGAGAAGCGAGAGTCGAGATTACAGGGACTAGGCAACTCTCACTCGCACCACAGGGATCCCCGACGCCATGGTGACCGGCATCACACCAAGAGAAGTGAGGGTCGAGATTACACTCTCCAGTTTCCTAGACTACAATGTTTCATTATGTAAACTTGATTGTTTTTCGTACTCCTTGATCTAGTAAGGTTTACTGTTGCCCTGTAGTCTCTTTCATGAGAATGTATTCCTGTACCGAATTTTATATGTTTGGTTTTGTTGTTGACACACCTTTATCTCTATTTATTTACTCCTAGACTAGATGACAGGAGAGAATAAAAATAAATGAAATACTGAAATATAATAAAAAGAACATCTTATGCATAGAACAGGATTAAAAACACTTCAATATTACTCCATTCATCCGTATATTTTTTTTTGCTACGATCTTTAAAACAAAACTTTAACTATTTGCATATCCAAAATATATTGTCGTTAAATACAAAAATACCATCATTTTAAAGTACTTTTACATATGAATCCAAGTATATAGTATACATACACTAAAAATTATATTTTTTGGCTAAATTATTAGTTAAAGTTTGACTTTTTGAAATATATAAATGCCTCAATAAACGTGATAGAGGGAGTGTTATAGTATAGAATAAGAGAGCATCTCCAACAGCTTCTAAAAATTAATGGGATTGATATCTTCTTAAAAACTTTAGTACGTTAAAAAAATCATACTCCAACAGCACCCTTAATTTTCCCAAAAGAAAACGTAGCAGGTCTCCACGGCGTTAGCATATGCACTGGAGGAGGATGGCTCCAGGACGGGACAAGAGGCTGGGGTGACGTACTCGTACCTAGCCGTGGCGAGGAAAATGCGGCCCCTCGGCCGGCGGTGGAGCAGGTCGTGGCTACCGGCAGACAGGTCCTGGCCGACGGCGGAGCAGTCGACCCCCTGGCCGGTGGCGGAGCACCGCGTGCAGGCCCTCTCCGGAGCAGGCGTAGCGACCGATCGACATCTAGGCGCGGTAGGACGCAGGCATAGCGGCCGACTGCACGGTAGGAGACCGAAAAGGCGGGAACGATGAAAAAGAAAGGGTCGAGAGCGTGAGCGTGTGCGGAAATTTATGTACGAAAGGTTAGTATTTGGGGGCAATGGCTGTGCACATGTTTTAGAGTGTAATATATTTATCCGTATTTTTTAGACTTTATATGTGTTTGTCCATGTTTTTCTAAAACAAACTATTACATGTTTCTTATCTAAAAATCACGAATCTTTGTCCAAAGTCAATATTTTGAAACATTGACCAATATTATCTATAAAAATATTTTTATATTACAAAAATTATATATAGTGGTAGATGTTTTAATAATAAATCTAATAGTTTCATTTTTTATTATTATCAGTCAAAGTTGAAAATTTTGACCTAGTATATACTTTCGTAACCTTAAGATATAAAACGGAGAGAGTACTCCGTTAGTTATACTTAACGGTGTtagttttttataaaaaaaacaaGGAATAATTGGACTAGTGCCACATTTTTAGAGTGTAATTGCATTGGTGTAGCTAGGATTTTTTTATGAGTATACCATAAAAAATTTTCATAAATAATTTAGTGTAGTCTATAATGATTTGATATACAATtcaaaatataatataattatttGATATACAACTCAAAATAAAGGATAACAATAGCATATCAAACTATATATTTAACATTTAAGTCTATTATCGCAAACATTAAAATACAAAAATGATATAAAATAATGTAAACATCAAGCAAAAAATACACTAAACATCACTAATCAAAATTGCAAAGAAAAAATACGGTATAGTAGAAATTTACTTTCTCCAGCTGAAACTCTGTGCACGGAGGCTAGACCACTAGAGAGGGTGAGAGACGGGCCGACGCTCAGCAGACGGCTGCGGCGCACCGAGCATGGCTACACATGCGCTCTCCCGTGTCAGCACGTCAGTAGGTGGAACGGCTGGATCCAGGAGCCAGATGACGTGACCTTAGGTCTGCAGGTAGCACCTACACATCTTTTTTTTGTTAATAGCTCCGTTGTATGGGTCGACCTGGCTCGATATGGTACAGGCCCATAAAAGCACGACCCACAAAGGTACGGTCCACAAAAGCATATATCTAATCATGGGCCGTGCCGTACCGTGCCAGCACGTGTGCCCATTCATCGGTCCACGACACGGCCCACAATTAGTTATGTGTGTCAGGCCGGCCCAAATAACCCAAAATACCTTAATGTGCCAGACCAACCCATATACATACAACAGCAATGCATAAAAAAATATAGAATATATATATGACCAAAATAAAACTAAGATGTTTTGTGGATGCACATTAAAAATCTTTGGTCAGAAAGAAAAAATATTACAACTAGCTCAGAAATGATATCCAGTTCTCTGTTCAGTGTTTAATTGAGTGCTATACAGAATACATATACAAtgatcatcatcactattcactatccACATCTAGGTATTGTTTCTCGAAGACTTATTGAAGCTCTAGATTCTCCAAGATGTGCTAGTCATGTGGGCTTTGACGGCCTTAGTTAAATACTGAGTCTATATTTAGTGGGCCTCGATGGGTCTTAGTTAAATGGGTCATGTCAGGCCGGCCCGTGGGCTTGACTTGAGGCCCAGACATGGCCCAGGCTCGCAATTAGATTGGGCCGTGCCAAAAATTGTGTGCTTTGGGCCGGCCTATTAGGCACAacacaaatgtacacctatactccGTTGTATCGGTGGTGTGGTAGGTCGGTCAGTAGAGTACGCCATGGCACACGCCACATAGTTTTGCCCTATGTTTTAGACTTCTCATATTTTTATGACAATCTAAATTATTTTTGTAACAATTCAAATTATTTTAGAAATTTGAATTACTTTGCAATAATTTAAATTATTTTCAAATAAAAAATGTTTTAATAAATTAATTTGCCAAAAAATTGTTTTTCAAAAACAATTCTGTCGGGTACTATAATTAGGGGTACTCTCGATAGTCCTAAAACATGGCTGGAGAACATCTTTAAAAAGACTAGTAAGCACGGATCAGAGTTAAAAGCcttgtctaccaagggacgcgatcccgTCTCACCCGAGCACAGCCTCGGGCAACAGCAGTAGTCCCCTACAAattcacggctcgcccgagggtcccctcaggcggAGGGTGCACCCCCGACTCGCCCGAGGTAAAAGCTCGGGTAAACTTTGTCGCATAGCGGCCTCGGCCAAACCACCTTGTCGCCGACCGTAtcacatgcgcatttaatgcggggatcacctgacaccttatcctaacacgcgcgcctcagtgggCAAGATCGAAATGACTGCATTCACTTCACccttttactgatcgttctgacaagataacaacactattcaccttgTTCCGACTATTGTGCCAACTACcggggtaagactaacaacagtaagtcaccgtctcccgagttcagcctcggacgcaacagggagctccgcctcgcccgaccccagcctcggcctcgggaggagtcgtcCCCACGTccgacccaggcctcggcctcgggaagaggtctccgcctcgcccgacctaggcctcaacctcgaccacggccttgggaggaggtcttcgcctcgcccgacctaggtatCGGCCTCAGTCTCGGTCTCGGGAGGAGtcatcgcctcgcccgacctcagcctcggcctcgggagaagtcacTGCCTCGCCCGAGACGGCCCCAGACTGACTACGTGAACAGGGAATATaacattatcctacccctagctagccacctcaggctacgaaggaacaagaccggtgtcacatcgaattactccagtaacaggtaatgatgatcCCCAGCATGCGCTCATGACGTCGACTGTCCTCAAGCTCTCTACGAAATCAAAGGAACATCAGCAGGACCTAGGGCCACACCGCCAgccacgcttctacagggctcaagcacttctccgccggccacgttagcactaAGCTACACCCCCACATGTATAGCTGGGTCACCTCCTTGTGCCTAAAAAAGGAGATGCCCAGGGCCATCCCAAGGGAGGCGAGGGGAGCACacccttgaaagtcgcctagaggg contains these protein-coding regions:
- the LOC100383273 gene encoding uncharacterized protein LOC100383273, whose protein sequence is MSGGSVSAVFYADKYHPIQAGSIDGTDVAPHDNAVLRALICSQAGLYDPFGDPKASGDPHRTVFVGRLSRQTDDDTLRKAMSRYGRVKSMRLVRDIVTGASRGYAFVEYETDREMHRAYEDAHHSVIEGSEVIVDYYRQQLMPGWIPRRLGGGLGGMKESGQLRFGGRERPFRAPLRPIPYDELKKLGIPPPPEGRYMTRYQVPPPPRRKSSNIDIEDSPPGRRSKDRAGVSTYRRQRSSNDDDETLLKRKSSRDGLEESQSRRSARSSITKEDNRYSSQRKSKEHDKGHRKHRRSQDPGEVSPPAEEDGSYERQRTLEEPDRSPDRYHHHWHHRDDTYESRHLRHRDHRKRRRSQEPGEVSPPEEDCSHERERTSDEPGRSPDRYHHHWHQRDGTYESRHSRHRDHRKRRRSQEPGVSPLEEDSSYERERTSDELGRSPDWYHHHRHHREDTYESRHSHHRDRRRHGDRHRTKRSESRDYRD